From Streptomyces sp. NBC_00683, one genomic window encodes:
- a CDS encoding (R)-mandelonitrile lyase, which produces MELVKQQPTTKAPAEWFTGDVWFDVVQAGREPSRMRANMVRFAPGAHTAWHHHAVGQTLHIVSGVALIGTRDGTVIEAHPGDTVTCPPGEEHWHGAVPDRFMEHLALWEGLGDDRPETTWLEKVTDEQYGRPRTTGR; this is translated from the coding sequence ATGGAATTGGTGAAGCAGCAGCCCACGACGAAGGCCCCGGCCGAATGGTTCACCGGCGATGTGTGGTTCGACGTCGTTCAGGCGGGCCGGGAGCCCTCCCGGATGCGCGCCAACATGGTCCGCTTCGCCCCCGGCGCCCATACCGCCTGGCACCACCACGCCGTCGGCCAGACCCTGCACATCGTGTCGGGGGTCGCACTGATCGGCACCCGGGACGGCACGGTCATCGAGGCGCACCCCGGGGACACCGTGACCTGCCCGCCCGGTGAGGAGCACTGGCACGGGGCCGTACCGGACCGGTTCATGGAGCACCTCGCACTGTGGGAAGGCCTCGGCGACGACCGTCCGGAGACCACGTGGCTGGAGAAGGTCACCGACGAGCAGTACGGCCGCCCGCGCACCACAGGCCGCTGA
- a CDS encoding alcohol dehydrogenase catalytic domain-containing protein, translating into MRATFMYGAGDVRVQNAPDPAIQQPTDAVVRVVRSCVCGSDLHPFHTMAASDGPAPMGHEFLGVVEELGADVSGLRRGDLVVAPFAYADNTCDLCREGLHTSCPQGGFFASGGVGGAQAEAVRVPQAQGTLVKLPVGEDSPLLPSLLTLADVYGTGYHAAKQARVNPRTTVTVVGDGAVGLMSVLSAKQLGAERIILMGRHKDRTDLGRFFGATDVVAERGQEGIEKVRELTGGQGTHTVLEAVGHMPAYDMAVGVVRPGGVISRVGVPQYEDAAIGFGSLFGPNITLTGGPAPVRAYIDELLPAVLDGTVDPGRVFDRTVSLDEVAEGYGAMDRREALKVLVTP; encoded by the coding sequence ATGCGAGCAACATTCATGTACGGCGCCGGTGACGTGCGCGTGCAGAACGCGCCGGACCCGGCCATCCAGCAGCCGACCGACGCGGTCGTACGCGTCGTGCGCTCCTGCGTCTGCGGCAGCGACCTGCACCCCTTCCACACGATGGCGGCCTCCGACGGTCCGGCCCCGATGGGCCACGAGTTCCTCGGCGTCGTCGAGGAACTGGGCGCGGACGTCTCCGGCCTCCGGCGCGGCGACCTGGTCGTGGCACCGTTCGCGTACGCCGACAACACGTGTGACCTGTGCCGGGAGGGCCTGCACACCTCCTGCCCGCAGGGCGGGTTCTTCGCTTCCGGCGGCGTCGGCGGCGCCCAGGCCGAAGCGGTGCGTGTCCCGCAGGCCCAGGGCACCCTGGTCAAGCTGCCCGTCGGGGAGGACTCCCCGCTGCTGCCGTCCCTGCTGACCCTGGCGGACGTGTACGGCACGGGGTACCACGCCGCCAAGCAGGCCCGCGTCAACCCGCGCACCACGGTCACGGTCGTCGGGGACGGCGCGGTCGGTCTGATGTCCGTCCTGTCCGCGAAGCAGCTGGGCGCCGAGCGGATCATCCTGATGGGCCGCCACAAGGACCGCACCGATCTCGGCCGTTTCTTCGGCGCCACGGATGTCGTCGCCGAGCGCGGCCAGGAGGGCATCGAGAAGGTCCGCGAGCTGACCGGAGGCCAGGGCACCCACACGGTGCTGGAGGCCGTGGGCCACATGCCCGCCTACGACATGGCCGTCGGTGTCGTCCGGCCCGGCGGTGTGATCAGCCGGGTCGGCGTACCGCAGTACGAGGACGCGGCGATCGGCTTCGGCAGCCTGTTCGGCCCGAACATCACCCTCACCGGCGGCCCCGCTCCGGTGCGCGCCTACATCGACGAGTTGCTGCCCGCGGTGCTGGACGGAACGGTGGACCCCGGGCGGGTCTTCGACCGCACGGTGTCCCTGGACGAGGTGGCCGAGGGCTACGGCGCGATGGACCGGCGTGAGGCACTGAAGGTGCTCGTCACTCCCTGA
- a CDS encoding VOC family protein — MCSQYAPEQGVTTVQLDHTAVYATDRHLSAEFMAAILGLGVGRQFGPFLPVDLGNGVTLDYYEKRDEPIQGQHYAFLVPDAQFDAMIGRLQKLGVTYYADPAHTEPGHINRLFGGRGAYFDDPDGHNMEIMTRPYARP; from the coding sequence ATGTGCAGCCAGTACGCACCCGAGCAGGGTGTCACCACCGTCCAGCTCGACCACACCGCCGTATACGCCACCGACCGGCACCTGTCGGCCGAGTTCATGGCCGCGATCCTGGGGCTGGGGGTGGGCCGTCAGTTCGGCCCGTTCCTGCCCGTCGATCTTGGCAACGGCGTGACGCTCGACTACTACGAGAAGCGGGACGAACCGATCCAGGGGCAGCACTACGCGTTCCTGGTGCCCGACGCGCAGTTCGACGCCATGATCGGCCGCCTCCAGAAGCTGGGCGTCACCTATTACGCGGACCCCGCCCACACCGAACCCGGCCACATCAACCGGCTGTTCGGCGGGCGCGGCGCGTACTTCGACGACCCGGACGGCCACAACATGGAGATCATGACCCGGCCGTACGCCCGGCCGTAG
- the aac(3) gene encoding aminoglycoside 3-N-acetyltransferase: MDDSASLRRAHGPVTRGRLAEDLTTLGLTDGDIVMFHTRMSAIGYVAGGPQTVIDALGDVVGERGTLMVTCGWNDAPPYGFTDWPQAWQDAVRAEHPAYDPELSEADHDVGRLPEALRRRPGAVRSRHPDASFAALGAAAQALMADHPWDHPHGPGSPLAKLVALDGRVLLLGAPLDTLTLLHHAEALAVAPGKRFVDYEQPIRVEGRRTWRWFRDIDSEHGAFDYSSVVSADQDPFEAVVEDMLAAGVGRRGRVGAATSYLFEAAEVVRFGVTWIEEKLGGTP; encoded by the coding sequence ATGGACGACTCGGCATCGCTCCGGCGCGCACACGGCCCCGTCACCCGTGGTCGGCTCGCCGAGGACCTGACCACGCTCGGCCTCACCGACGGCGACATCGTGATGTTCCATACGCGGATGTCCGCCATCGGATACGTGGCGGGCGGCCCTCAGACAGTCATCGACGCGCTCGGCGACGTCGTCGGGGAGCGCGGGACCCTGATGGTGACCTGCGGCTGGAACGACGCCCCGCCCTACGGCTTCACCGACTGGCCGCAGGCGTGGCAGGACGCCGTGCGCGCGGAGCATCCCGCGTACGACCCCGAACTGAGCGAGGCCGACCACGACGTCGGCCGTCTGCCGGAGGCACTGCGCCGGCGGCCGGGCGCCGTCCGCAGCCGCCACCCCGACGCGAGCTTCGCCGCGCTCGGTGCCGCCGCTCAGGCGCTGATGGCCGACCACCCCTGGGACCACCCGCACGGCCCCGGCAGCCCGTTGGCGAAACTGGTCGCCCTGGACGGCCGGGTCCTTCTCCTGGGTGCCCCGCTGGACACCCTCACGCTCCTGCACCACGCCGAGGCACTCGCCGTGGCACCGGGCAAGCGGTTCGTGGACTACGAGCAGCCGATCCGCGTCGAGGGGCGGCGGACCTGGCGGTGGTTCCGCGACATCGACTCGGAACACGGCGCCTTCGACTACTCGTCCGTCGTGTCCGCGGACCAGGATCCGTTCGAAGCCGTCGTCGAGGACATGCTGGCCGCCGGAGTCGGCCGCCGGGGCCGGGTCGGCGCAGCGACCAGCTACCTGTTCGAGGCCGCCGAGGTCGTGCGCTTCGGTGTCACGTGGATCGAGGAGAAGCTGGGTGGAACCCCGTAG
- a CDS encoding vWA domain-containing protein has protein sequence MTPGATGALDLDKLFAARLHAARARPYLATALFALHTVESRRVPTMAVDRYWRCYVSPAFVARTSEEELAGVWVHEVSHLLRDHHGRSDRVARERGLTGPGERLRMNIAADCEINDDAFGDGLVRPEGAVRPGTLGLSEGRLMEDYLRQFRLGPYTEGLAWLDCGSGADGLEREWDLGPDGAYGLSAQERDAVRFRVAQGITGRPGHTPEGWQRWAEEAFHPPQPWRELLGAAVRSAASGAGAGEDYTYGRPSRRSAGMPGVVLPSLRRKPPRVSVVIDTSGSVSDAELGSALLEVAAISRAVGGRRDLVSVLPCDASARVVHPLCRAEGIPLVGGGGTDLRTGFAKALRTQPRPDVIVVLTDGQTPWPSSQPACRTVVGLFPRRDAGDGGWDEDDPDYVPDSPPAWARVVDIG, from the coding sequence ATGACTCCGGGGGCAACGGGGGCTCTGGACCTCGACAAGCTCTTCGCCGCCCGGCTGCACGCCGCCCGGGCCCGCCCCTACCTGGCGACCGCGCTGTTCGCACTGCACACCGTGGAGTCGCGGCGGGTGCCGACGATGGCCGTCGACCGGTACTGGCGCTGCTACGTCTCGCCGGCGTTCGTGGCGCGCACCTCGGAGGAGGAACTGGCCGGGGTATGGGTGCACGAGGTGTCGCACCTGCTGCGCGACCACCACGGGCGCAGCGACCGGGTCGCGCGGGAACGGGGGCTGACCGGCCCCGGCGAACGGCTGCGGATGAACATCGCCGCCGACTGCGAGATCAACGACGACGCGTTCGGTGACGGGCTGGTCCGGCCCGAAGGTGCCGTCCGGCCGGGGACCCTGGGACTCTCCGAGGGCCGGCTCATGGAGGACTACCTCCGCCAGTTCCGGCTCGGGCCGTACACGGAGGGTCTCGCCTGGCTGGACTGCGGCAGCGGCGCCGATGGACTGGAGCGGGAGTGGGACCTGGGGCCGGACGGCGCGTACGGCCTCAGCGCGCAGGAACGGGACGCGGTGCGGTTCCGGGTGGCGCAGGGCATCACCGGCCGTCCGGGGCACACCCCGGAGGGGTGGCAGCGGTGGGCGGAGGAGGCGTTCCACCCGCCCCAGCCGTGGCGGGAGTTGCTCGGGGCGGCGGTCCGCTCGGCAGCGTCCGGCGCGGGCGCGGGCGAGGACTACACCTACGGCCGCCCGTCACGGCGCTCGGCCGGAATGCCCGGCGTCGTCCTGCCGAGTCTCCGGCGCAAGCCGCCCCGGGTCTCCGTGGTCATCGACACCTCCGGATCGGTCAGTGACGCCGAACTGGGCAGCGCGCTCCTCGAAGTTGCCGCGATCTCCCGTGCCGTGGGCGGCCGCCGCGACCTGGTCAGCGTCCTGCCCTGCGACGCGTCCGCCCGGGTCGTGCACCCGCTGTGCCGTGCCGAGGGGATCCCGCTGGTCGGCGGTGGCGGCACGGATCTGCGTACAGGTTTTGCGAAGGCACTGCGGACACAGCCCCGGCCGGACGTCATCGTCGTGCTGACCGACGGGCAGACGCCCTGGCCGAGTTCGCAACCGGCGTGCCGGACGGTGGTGGGCCTGTTCCCCCGGCGGGACGCGGGCGACGGTGGATGGGACGAGGACGATCCCGACTACGTCCCGGACTCGCCGCCCGCGTGGGCCCGGGTCGTCGACATCGGGTAG
- a CDS encoding AAA family ATPase, whose translation MSTCTPPVTNATPSDRARLSQLAVADGLMALLRDTTTESRPDEQLEALTLAVAADLPVLLWGEPGIGKTAAITQLAESLDLPLTTVIASVHEPSDFSGLPIVGDDPAANGVPMAPPDWAVRLVRAGRGLLFLDELSTAPPAVQAALLRLVLERRIGALQLPPGVRIVAAANPRSSAADGWELSPPLANRFVHLQWHHDHEVVVRGLGGTWPRATLPQLDPGRLSEAVDFARRAVCGLLAARPKLVHQLPSSETRRGGPWPSPRSWDMTLCLIAFATAAGSSRDVLSLLVRGAVGDGPGLELLASLDRMDLPDPEELLADPAGAVLPERGDLRQAVLDGVVAAVRNRPDRSRWDAAWALLVRALETGAPDLVVVPATTLASLRQENWDVPASIERLAGVVSMSRRADQAAARAAVATKARR comes from the coding sequence ATGTCCACTTGCACGCCGCCCGTCACGAACGCCACCCCCTCCGACCGAGCCCGCCTCTCCCAACTCGCCGTCGCCGACGGTCTGATGGCCCTGCTGCGCGACACCACCACCGAATCGCGCCCGGACGAACAGCTCGAGGCCCTGACGCTGGCCGTGGCAGCCGATCTGCCCGTACTCCTGTGGGGTGAGCCCGGGATCGGGAAGACCGCGGCCATCACCCAACTCGCCGAGTCCCTCGACCTGCCGCTGACCACGGTCATCGCCAGCGTCCACGAACCGTCAGACTTCTCGGGGCTGCCCATCGTCGGCGACGACCCCGCGGCGAACGGTGTCCCGATGGCCCCGCCGGACTGGGCGGTGCGCCTCGTACGGGCCGGCCGGGGGCTGCTGTTCCTCGACGAACTGTCCACCGCGCCGCCGGCCGTTCAGGCCGCCCTGCTCCGCCTCGTGCTCGAACGGCGGATCGGCGCCCTGCAACTGCCGCCGGGCGTCCGCATCGTGGCCGCCGCCAACCCGCGCTCCTCGGCGGCCGACGGCTGGGAACTGAGCCCGCCGCTGGCCAACCGGTTCGTCCACCTCCAGTGGCATCACGACCACGAGGTCGTGGTGCGCGGCCTCGGCGGCACATGGCCGCGCGCCACCCTGCCGCAGCTCGACCCGGGGAGGCTCTCGGAGGCCGTGGACTTCGCCCGCCGCGCGGTGTGCGGGCTCCTCGCCGCCCGCCCCAAGCTCGTGCACCAACTGCCCAGCAGCGAAACGCGGCGCGGCGGACCCTGGCCCTCGCCCCGGAGCTGGGACATGACCCTGTGCCTGATCGCCTTCGCGACCGCGGCGGGCTCCTCCCGCGACGTACTGTCCCTGCTGGTCAGGGGTGCGGTCGGGGACGGGCCCGGGCTGGAGCTGCTGGCGAGCCTGGACCGGATGGACCTCCCCGACCCCGAGGAACTCCTCGCCGACCCGGCGGGTGCCGTCCTCCCCGAGCGGGGGGACCTGCGCCAGGCCGTGCTCGACGGTGTGGTGGCGGCGGTCCGCAACCGCCCGGACCGGTCCCGCTGGGATGCGGCGTGGGCGCTCCTCGTCCGGGCGCTGGAGACCGGAGCCCCGGACCTGGTGGTGGTGCCCGCGACCACACTGGCCTCGCTGCGCCAGGAGAACTGGGACGTCCCGGCGTCGATCGAACGGCTCGCCGGAGTGGTGTCCATGTCCCGGCGCGCGGACCAGGCCGCGGCCCGGGCAGCGGTCGCCACGAAGGCCCGCCGATGA
- a CDS encoding questin oxidase family protein, protein MDTTGILDEALQRLHSSGPERLGRLTNHAPMAVEALAAHGRSGSVHRWLDLYAPKLEEFPSRVEAVTAGNWQSALGDSRRAADWIDHFGREIADRPWRDVLTEWWPRLLPGMYGGSTHPVIRVGHAVRTLLVAENTEAGEAGGVTGPRLAELAHGLGYWAARFHPVAGLALLPGTDTAAAALDAVAPIAERDGGFTARLGRFTGLPVWAATVTDPDEAHGRLTELVRAATHRYATHGHGEETMLVHAATAPNAVLRTLPALPRVLWVPSLRAAWTASAAVTAMYAPDAPVAYRPPGTYTPEEVFERAIAHGDEHVIKLTDTALDVGDERALAAALRSIELSEPLVGPR, encoded by the coding sequence ATGGATACGACAGGAATTCTCGACGAGGCGCTCCAACGACTGCACAGTTCGGGGCCGGAGCGGCTCGGGCGGCTCACCAACCACGCGCCGATGGCCGTCGAGGCCCTGGCCGCGCACGGTCGGTCCGGGTCGGTGCACCGGTGGCTCGACCTGTACGCACCCAAGCTCGAGGAGTTCCCCTCCCGGGTCGAGGCCGTCACGGCCGGCAACTGGCAGTCGGCGCTCGGCGATTCGCGCCGTGCCGCCGACTGGATCGATCACTTCGGCCGCGAGATCGCCGACCGCCCCTGGCGTGACGTGCTCACCGAGTGGTGGCCCCGTCTCCTGCCGGGCATGTACGGCGGTTCGACGCACCCGGTGATCCGGGTCGGCCACGCCGTGCGCACGCTTCTGGTCGCCGAAAACACCGAGGCGGGTGAAGCCGGCGGGGTCACCGGGCCGCGGCTGGCCGAGCTCGCCCACGGCCTCGGCTACTGGGCCGCCCGCTTCCACCCCGTCGCGGGCCTCGCCCTGCTGCCAGGCACGGACACGGCGGCCGCCGCCCTCGACGCGGTGGCCCCGATCGCCGAACGCGACGGCGGCTTCACCGCCAGGCTCGGCCGCTTCACGGGGCTGCCTGTGTGGGCGGCGACGGTCACGGACCCCGACGAGGCGCACGGCCGCCTCACCGAACTCGTGCGCGCCGCCACCCACCGGTACGCCACGCACGGGCACGGCGAGGAGACGATGCTGGTCCACGCGGCGACGGCCCCCAACGCCGTACTGCGTACCCTGCCCGCGCTCCCGCGTGTCCTGTGGGTACCGAGCCTGCGGGCCGCCTGGACGGCTTCTGCCGCGGTGACCGCCATGTATGCGCCCGACGCCCCGGTCGCGTACCGCCCGCCGGGCACCTACACCCCAGAAGAGGTCTTCGAACGGGCCATCGCGCACGGCGACGAACACGTCATCAAGCTGACCGACACGGCTCTCGACGTCGGCGACGAGCGGGCACTGGCGGCGGCCCTGCGCTCCATCGAGCTGAGCGAACCGCTGGTCGGGCCGCGGTGA
- the rbsD gene encoding D-ribose pyranase produces the protein MKKSGILNRHLAGAIAELGHGDGVLVCDAGMPIPPGPRVVDLAFRAGVPSFADVLDGLLDELVVEGATAAEEVRDANPEAARLLTTRLPALTHVPHDELKALSAQARLVVRTGEARPYANVLLRCGVFF, from the coding sequence GTGAAGAAGTCGGGCATCCTCAACCGTCATCTCGCGGGAGCCATAGCCGAGTTGGGCCACGGCGACGGCGTGCTGGTCTGCGATGCGGGCATGCCGATACCGCCGGGCCCCCGCGTCGTCGACCTGGCCTTCCGGGCCGGAGTCCCGTCGTTCGCCGACGTGCTCGACGGACTGCTGGACGAGCTCGTGGTGGAAGGCGCGACGGCCGCGGAGGAGGTACGCGACGCGAACCCGGAGGCGGCCCGCCTGCTGACCACCCGCCTCCCGGCTCTCACCCACGTCCCGCACGACGAGCTCAAGGCGCTCTCGGCACAGGCCCGGCTGGTGGTGCGGACGGGAGAGGCCAGGCCTTACGCGAACGTGCTGCTGCGGTGCGGGGTCTTCTTCTGA
- a CDS encoding ribokinase, producing MYENEESAPVRYDLLVVGSANADLVIGVDRRPAPGETVLGSDLAVHPGGKGANQAVAAARLGARTALLARVGDDAHGRLLLESQQDAGVDTGGVLVGGAPTGVALITVDPSGDNSIVVSPGANARLTPEDIKAAGALFRAARVVSVQLEIPLETVAETARSLAPGSRLVLNPSPPAPLPEDVLTACDPLVVNEHEARYILGILGDTAGPAPEDWARTLLTHGPRSVVVTLGAAGALVADGRTADCVRVPSPEVDAVDTTGAGDAFTAALAWRLGLGEELAAAAAFAVRVGAAAVTGQGAQASFPTAEEVAAL from the coding sequence ATGTACGAGAACGAGGAATCCGCCCCCGTCAGGTACGACCTCCTGGTCGTCGGCTCGGCCAACGCCGACCTGGTCATCGGCGTCGACCGCCGCCCCGCACCCGGGGAGACGGTGCTCGGCTCCGACCTCGCTGTCCACCCGGGCGGCAAGGGGGCCAACCAGGCCGTCGCCGCCGCCCGCCTCGGCGCGCGTACGGCACTGCTGGCCCGGGTCGGCGACGACGCCCACGGTCGCCTCCTGCTGGAATCGCAGCAGGACGCGGGGGTCGACACCGGCGGAGTCCTCGTCGGCGGGGCGCCCACGGGGGTCGCCCTGATCACGGTCGACCCCTCGGGCGACAACAGCATCGTCGTCTCCCCGGGGGCCAACGCACGGCTGACCCCCGAGGACATCAAGGCGGCCGGCGCCCTGTTCCGCGCGGCCCGGGTCGTCTCCGTACAACTGGAGATCCCCCTGGAAACGGTCGCGGAGACGGCGCGCTCCCTCGCCCCCGGAAGCCGTCTCGTCCTCAACCCCTCCCCGCCCGCGCCCCTGCCCGAGGACGTACTGACGGCCTGCGACCCGCTCGTGGTCAACGAGCACGAGGCGCGGTACATCCTCGGCATCCTCGGCGACACGGCGGGCCCCGCACCGGAGGACTGGGCGCGGACCCTGCTCACGCACGGCCCGCGCTCGGTCGTCGTCACGCTGGGCGCGGCGGGCGCGCTGGTCGCCGACGGCCGGACGGCCGACTGCGTCCGCGTACCGAGCCCCGAGGTCGACGCGGTCGACACCACCGGCGCGGGCGACGCGTTCACGGCCGCGCTGGCCTGGCGCCTCGGCCTCGGCGAGGAGCTCGCGGCAGCTGCCGCGTTCGCCGTCCGGGTGGGAGCGGCGGCTGTCACCGGGCAGGGCGCGCAGGCGTCCTTCCCGACCGCGGAGGAGGTCGCCGCGCTGTGA
- a CDS encoding ABC transporter permease/substrate-binding protein, translating to MATDTLKSTTGAGGAAGHTVRRLLLDNGALSALVVLVVAMSLLSGDFLTTQNLLNVGVQAAVTAILAFGVTFVIVSAGIDLSVGSVAALSATVLAWSATSAGVPVWLAVILAVATGIACGFVNGALVSYGKLPPFIATLAMLSVARGLSLVISQGSPIAFPDSVSVLGDTLGGWLPVPVLVMIAMGLITALILARTYIGRSMYAIGGNEEAARLSGLRVKKQKLAIYALSGLFAAVAGIVLASRLVSAQPQAAQGYELDAIAAVVIGGASLAGGVGKASGTLIGALILAVLRNGLNLLSVSAFWQQVVIGVVIALAVLLDTLRRKAGSGAASASGSSAAPGSPGSGRKGAMKLGIAVICVAAVVAAVTFFNSGSSGGTTKVGMSLSTLNNPFFVQMKEGAQAEAKAAGVDLTVTDAQNDASQQANQLQNFTSSGVNSIIVNPVDSDAVGPGVRSANTADIPVVAADRGVNKARTATLVASDNVAGGKLAARTLADKLGGKGSIVVLQGTAGTSASRERGAGFTEGLKAYPGIKVVATQPADFDRTKGLDVMTNLLQSHPGINGVFAENDEMALGAVKALGSKAGKSVPVVGFDGTPDGLKAVEAGTLYASVAQQPKELGRIAVQNAVRAAEDKKVDSTVKVPVKVVTRQNVADFS from the coding sequence GTGGCCACTGACACGCTCAAGAGCACAACGGGCGCGGGCGGCGCCGCAGGACACACGGTCCGGCGCCTCCTGCTCGACAACGGCGCCCTCAGCGCCCTGGTCGTCCTGGTGGTGGCGATGTCGCTGCTCTCCGGCGACTTCCTCACCACCCAGAACCTGCTCAACGTCGGTGTGCAGGCCGCCGTCACCGCGATCCTCGCGTTCGGTGTCACCTTCGTCATCGTCTCCGCGGGCATCGACCTCTCCGTCGGCTCGGTCGCCGCGCTCTCCGCGACGGTCCTCGCCTGGTCGGCAACCTCCGCGGGGGTCCCCGTCTGGCTGGCGGTCATCCTCGCCGTCGCCACCGGCATCGCCTGCGGCTTCGTGAACGGCGCCCTCGTCTCGTACGGCAAACTGCCGCCGTTCATTGCGACGCTGGCCATGCTCTCGGTCGCCCGCGGCCTGTCCCTGGTGATCTCCCAGGGCAGTCCGATCGCCTTCCCCGACTCCGTGTCGGTCCTCGGTGACACGCTCGGCGGCTGGCTCCCCGTCCCCGTTCTCGTGATGATCGCGATGGGCCTGATCACCGCACTCATCCTGGCCCGCACCTACATCGGCCGCTCCATGTACGCGATCGGCGGCAACGAGGAGGCGGCCCGGCTGTCGGGCCTGCGCGTCAAGAAGCAGAAGCTGGCCATCTACGCCCTGTCCGGTCTCTTCGCCGCTGTCGCGGGCATCGTCCTCGCCTCCCGCCTGGTCTCCGCGCAGCCGCAGGCCGCGCAGGGATACGAACTCGACGCGATCGCCGCGGTCGTCATCGGCGGCGCCAGCCTCGCGGGCGGTGTCGGCAAGGCTTCCGGCACCCTGATCGGCGCGCTCATCCTCGCCGTGCTGCGCAACGGCCTCAACCTCCTGTCCGTGTCCGCCTTCTGGCAGCAGGTCGTCATCGGTGTCGTCATCGCGCTCGCGGTACTGCTGGACACGCTGCGCCGCAAGGCCGGATCGGGCGCCGCGTCCGCGTCGGGTTCCTCGGCGGCACCCGGATCACCGGGATCGGGCCGCAAGGGAGCCATGAAGCTCGGCATCGCCGTGATCTGCGTGGCGGCCGTCGTCGCCGCGGTGACCTTCTTCAACTCCGGATCCTCCGGCGGCACCACGAAGGTGGGCATGTCGCTCTCCACCCTCAACAACCCCTTCTTCGTGCAGATGAAGGAGGGCGCGCAGGCGGAGGCCAAGGCGGCCGGGGTCGACCTCACGGTCACCGACGCCCAGAACGACGCCTCGCAGCAGGCCAACCAGCTGCAGAACTTCACCAGTTCCGGCGTTAACTCCATCATCGTCAACCCGGTGGACTCCGACGCGGTCGGGCCCGGCGTCCGCAGCGCCAACACGGCCGACATCCCGGTCGTCGCGGCAGACCGCGGAGTCAACAAGGCACGGACCGCGACCCTCGTCGCCTCGGACAACGTGGCAGGCGGAAAGCTCGCCGCCAGGACACTCGCCGACAAGCTCGGCGGCAAGGGCAGCATCGTCGTCCTCCAGGGAACCGCGGGCACCTCCGCCAGCCGCGAGCGCGGTGCGGGCTTCACCGAGGGCCTCAAGGCCTACCCGGGCATCAAGGTCGTGGCCACGCAGCCCGCCGACTTCGACCGCACCAAGGGGCTGGACGTGATGACCAACCTGCTCCAGTCCCACCCCGGGATCAACGGTGTCTTCGCCGAGAACGACGAGATGGCACTCGGTGCGGTCAAGGCCCTCGGCAGCAAGGCAGGGAAGTCCGTCCCCGTCGTCGGCTTCGACGGAACCCCGGACGGACTGAAGGCCGTCGAGGCCGGCACGCTGTACGCCTCCGTGGCCCAGCAGCCGAAGGAACTGGGGAGGATCGCCGTTCAGAACGCGGTCAGGGCTGCCGAGGACAAGAAGGTCGACAGCACGGTGAAGGTGCCGGTCAAGGTCGTCACCCGGCAGAACGTCGCCGACTTCTCCTGA